The window GGAAGCTGCTTGTGCCCTCCACAGGAGGGAACGAGGCCAGAGGATCGCATGCGGGGCTGTGCCGGGCAGCAGAAGGCCCGGGGCCGCATGGCCCAGCCCCTACGGGCGCCTCTCCATCGcagcccccccgagcccccttAGAGGGCACACTGCGGGCAACCCTAAAATGGCGCCTCCCTGCTCGGCTTCATCCCAGCTGCGTCACGTGGCCGCCGCGTCCCTCCATTGCATCAGCCGGCGGGCGGCCCTCCCCTTGGCCGGGAGAGGGGGAGCGGGCGGGGCTTCGCCTGAGCGACGGCCCCGGCAGCCAATCGGAGGCGGGCGACGGGCGCTGCGGGCTCTGCGGTGAGGCCGGCGGCGTGGGGcgaggggcggcggcggcgcccgaCGAGGTAGGACCGGGACCGAGGtcgggcggggggcgcggggccggggacCCCTCGGAGGCGGCCGGGCCCGGACGTGCCGGGGCCGATCCCGGCTCCCCCGGTGCCCTTGGGCCCGGGCcggctccttccttcctcccgGGGGCCCTGCGGGCTGTGGCGGCTCCGCGCGGGGCCGGTCCCCGCGGGTGGGGGTGGCCCTgtggctcccagccccagcctccccggAGTGACTGCGGGGCTCCCAGGCCTCCCTCGGGGTGCAGCGGGGCGGGCGGCCTCAGGGCCGGCTCAGCATGGAGCTGGCTGGCTCGGAAAGCCCTTTGTAAAGAGATTCCAGAGCTGCAGAAACCAGGGAGGTCGGGGAGGGGATGCTTGGGTCGGGGCCAGCACCGCGTGGGGCAGGCGCGTCGATAAACCGAGGGGCTGCAGAGAATGGCCATCAAGGCAGAAGGGCCATGAAGGAGATAAAAGCAGTGATCCTGATGTTCTTGCCCGAGATGACAGCGCGTAGGAGCTGGTGACATTGGTACTAGGGGGATGGTTGAGCCAggtgatcctgaaggtcttttccaagccTAATGATTCTGGGGTTATTGTCTCCTCAGACTGCACCGCGGCCTTGCCgctttcccttctgcctgctTTGGACAGCTGTGACCTGCAGCTTCAGGATGGAATCTACACTGACAGCTAGCCAGATCCGGCAACGATTTATTGACTTCTTCAAGGAAAACCAGCATACCTATGTGCACTCTTCCTCCACGATCCCTCTGGATGACCCCACACTGCTCTTTGCCAATGCTGGTATGAATCAGGTAGGTCCTGCTCTGGTCCTCGCGAACATAGCTTGTAGCAGCTGCAGTCTGTGAAGTTGTATGCAGAGCTTTTGGAGTGCTAAAGTGCTTTGGTTTTGCTAAAGTGAGGCTTATATTTGGCTGTTTGCATCCTGAAGATAGAATTTTCAAACAGACAATATAACTAGCCGTTTCTTCTGCGGATCGTGTGGATAATTATTGTTGCATTCTCCTTCTTCTGGTCACAAAGAGGTGGCTGGTGTGTCTGCTGGAGTCCCATGTGCTATTGCAGAGTCAGCCAAAGCACTGGGAGAGGTTTCTGTGCCTGCTGGGCTGATTGTGATGCAGCGTGAGTGCTGCCAGTCTCTCTTCCTTGACCCTTTGGACCACAGGCAGTGCTGTAAATAGTTGCAGTGAGAATTTTGGCACAAATTACTATCTTTAATGAGCAGttggggctgggctgctggaaGGGTTCTGCTGGAGCTTTCACTGATTTTGGCAATTGGGAACTTTGGCTATTTTCAGTCCCTTTGGAAGCCCTAGGGTTTGGTGTGCCCCAGGCACATGTGCAGGTGTGCTGGGCCCTGCATCCTCCTTCCGTGCAGCAAACCGCAGGCTTGGAGTTTCTGAAGGCTGCCTCAGGGGAATCCAGACCAGTGGCACTGTGATGTAGATGAGACTGCCTTCCTGGGGCTTTCAATATATGAAAACAGGCTCCTAGTGCTTTCCTtgatttccccttttttctgtcctctcagTTCAAACCCATCTTCCTCAACACTATCGACCCCTCGCACCCGCTTGCTAAACTGAGCAGAGCTACCAACACTCAGAAGTGCATCCGAGCTGGGGGCAAGCACAATGACCTGGATGACGTGGGGAAAGATGTCTACCACCACACTTTCTTTGAGATGTTGGGCTCCTGGTCCTTTGGGGATTATTTCAAGGTAAAATAGTCTAATCTGAATCTCTTGCACAAATTTATATGTCTCTGTAGACTCAGCGGAGCATTTTCCAAGAGGAAGGAGAATCTCTTGGGACAGAGTAGCTCCTAACATACATTTGATTTCCTTGGAATAAGCTCCTCCGATTGCAGAATGTTTTGTGATTAATTACTTAAGGTCGACAAAGCTGATTATATTGACTCTGGCAGCTTGGAGTCTTCAGGCAGAGGTTTTAATGGTTGTCCTGGAGCTGTGGGGAGTTGCATGTGCTGTGTGACTAGAAGGACCTCATATAGGAGTGATCATGAAATATCAATATTCTTTCCCAAGCTTCTTGCTAGTGTAGGGTTCATATCACGACAGGGATGTTAAGAATACAGCATTACAACAGATtttaagggcttttttttttttcacagagaacATGATATCTGGAGAGCTCTGTGAGATGTTTCTCACGTATATTAATTTGCCTGCTTCTTACGCCAAAAATCTGAAAGCTCTTGACTGtttcagagcagagagctgctttGGTCCAGCTTCTGTCTGATAAAGCTGGTAATACAAGGGGACCTCAGGAGAGACTTGGTGTGGAAGGTTTCTGCATGTTTGAGAGACTTACTGGGTAGATCCAGGGCAGCCAGGGATACCTGCAGTAGCCGGTACTCTGCGTGGGCAGGTACTGCACATTGAAGGGAGGCTCTGTTTGCATTCACTTGCTCATCtcatctttccttctgcaggagCTTGCTTGCAAACTGGCACTGGACCTTCTCACCAAGGAGTTTGGCATCCCTGCTGAAAGACTCTACGTCACTTACTTTGGTGGAAACGAGGCTGCAGGACTGCAGCCAGATCTGGAATGCAAGCAGATCTGGCTGAATTTGGGGTGAGGGCCTTCAACTGGGGAAGCTTTGTGTTTTGATGAACAGTATCTGTGTGGCTTTATTCAGAGAAAGATGCCATGAGCTATGAGGCAGAGCACGCATAACAGGAGGTTTTAACAACATTGAAATGTCACAAATAATGTTTGCAGGGTGGTGGAGCTACAAAGCCAAAAGGAAGCACTGGCATTAGATAGAAGAGACTGAGACTAGGTCAGGCCCTagtgctttcatttcaaaatctctTGTGTAAGCTTAAGAACATAAGAAGTGCCCTGCTGGGTCAGATCAGTGGTCTGTCCAGCCAAGTGTGCTGCCTCTGGGGGCGGTTGAGAAGATGCTGCTAAGGAAAGCAGGCAACCCTGACTGCGATCTCTACTCGTTTCATCTTCCCCTCCCAGCATCCGCAGTCATTTGTTTAAGTATGTTCAGAGACTGTCCATGTATTCCTCTTAGTGGCTGCCTGGGGACCTGTGCCTTCAGAGTGTGTCTGATTCTGCTTTGAACCTCTGGGATTTTTCTAACCCTCAGTCGTAGCCTGCCACTCAGCCTGGTCCCCTCCAGTCCCACTCTTTTCTCTTCGTAAGATAGATGTTCTACCCCTGGGTAATTTCATCTGTTCATCCAGGGAAGTAGCGCACTGAGATTTCTGTTGTGGGATTCCCCGCCAGGTGGGGGAATTCTTGCCTCTGTTGGTCAGCGGAAGTTTCTTGTTACAGGCTGCCTGAGGGCAGGATTCTTCCTGGCAATATGAAGGACAACTTCTGGGAAATGGGAGACACAGGCCCCTGTGGCCCTTGCAGTGAGATCCACTATGACCGGATCGGGGACAGGGATGCCTCGCACCTGGTCAATCAGGATGACCCCAACGTCCTGGAGATCTGGAACCTGGTGTTCATACAGTTCAACAGGTGAGTAAGAGCTGCTTCCCAGGCGGGCAGCTTGGCTACGCTCCCAGCACTCTAACCCAGGCACCTCTGTACTGCTTTGCTGTTTTGCCTCGTTCCTATACCTGCAAGCATCACCAGCAATTCGGGTGCTGTAGCAAGCTGCTGGACTCCGGTGTTGCCCCACTGGAAGTGAGAGCTGTAGGGGAGGCTGGACACACTGCTGTTAACCCAGGGAGCACCTTTGGAGCCTTGCTTTTCATTTAGGGTCTCCCATTGGGTTCTTGAGACCAACAGGATTGGGTTTTCTTGTTATTCCCACTTGTCTGGGAGCTGCGTGCCTTGCGATGGTCTGGCCCTAGCCCACCAGTAGAGATGAGATCAGTCACGCTGGTTTTGGGGACAGACTGGAAAGGTTCTCTCAGCTGATCTGTCAGGAATCAGTGGAACATCAATGCCATCCTCCTCTGGGTCTAAGTTGCCATTGAGTCttgttaattatattttattaaagttgCCTTGTGTGTGGCTTGTCTGTGGGCCCATGTCATAAATGTGGTAAAGGTGAGAGGAGAGTTGGGGATGCCCCTGCAGAGCCTCCGTCCTTAACAGCTtgcgtttttctttttttgtggctgGGCAGGGAAGCTGATGGCACCTTGAAACCTCTTCCCAAGAAAAGTATTGATACTGGGATGGGCCTGGAGCGGCTGGTTTCGGTGCTGCAGAACAAGATGTCCAACTATGACACTGACCTTTTCCTGCCTTACTTTGAAGCCATTCAAAAGGTACAAACTGGAGAGCCAGGGCCTGATCCAGCTGCATCCATACCCTGGGTCTCTGGGGAGATGCACGGTGCAGGTCAGACAGGGATGGTCGTGTCTGCAGGTCTCTGCTTTCCCAGCTACTGTGAGCCCTGTGGGTTTGTACTTTGCTGAGGGTAGGAACGTTGGCTGTCCCTGTGATTGCTGCCTTGGGGCATGTTTGCAGACAAGAACAAGGGACAGGAGCAGTGCAGCTCTCCCAGGCGTTCCAAGTGAACCACACCACGTGCGGGCACTGCTTTGTTACAGCGATGTCTTTCCCTTGGGTACAGATGGAAATGCCCTAAAAGAGGGGAGCTGGGGCCCTGTCCAGCATGACGGAATTTGAAAGGTTTCTTGGCTGGGCAGGTTATGCCAGGGCAGAGCCTGTGAGCCTGTGTGCAGAACAGATTTCCCTTTTGGTCCCCTGTatgctctgcctccctccctccctcttctgTCCTGGGCTCTCAGCGATGGGATAAGTtggctctgcctccctctgGTCTTGGAGACCcttcatccctggaagtgccgGCAGCACGCGCAGCCTCACAGCCCTCCGTCTTCCCCGGCTTCACCAAGTCACCCCTTTCCCAGAGGACCGTGCCATTTGCGTGGCCGCAGGCAGCGGGACGAGGCTGGCCCCTGTTCTGCCTCACTGCTGATCCCTGCTGTCCGTTACCACCCCGTCTGCCTAACGCCTTCTCCTCTCTGCACAGGGCACGGGTGCCAGGCCGTACACGGGGCAGGTCGGCGCTGAGGACGCGGATGGCATTGACATGGCCTACCGCGTGCTGGCGGACCACGCGCGGACCATCACGCTGGCCCTCTCCGATGGGGGCAGACCTGACAACACTGGCAGAGGGTAAGAAGGGAGCTGCCGCGGTGCTGCTGCACCCGTTCTGTTCGGCACGGCTTCCCTGAAGGCAGCGGGACCTGGTGTGTCTCTGGGATGTCTGAATTCATCACTGAAGCAGCGGATAGCAGAGCGTTTGCTCAGTGTATTAGAATCCCTGTGGCAAAGTCCTCCCAAAAGGCCAGGACACGCAGGTCTGAGGGTTCTTGTGAGTACCAGTCCTGCTGTATCAGTGCCCAAAACAGATTGCCGTGGACAGATAGGCACAGGAGTCTGTTTTGTGCAGTGCTGCCATCAAAAAAACAATGACGtttgggctggggggggctgtgctgtgggtaCCGCTGGACTCACAGGATGACTTTTAAGCTCACAGTGAGTTTGAGTCCTGGGGCTGAGGTCTGGGAAGGGGTGCTGGTTGGTGGGTGCCGGTGGATCCTGAGAACAACTCAGAGGTGTGATGTTTGCACTGAGGGGCTCTGCTGTTCCTAGGTATGTGCTGAGACGGATTCTCCGACGGGCTGTGCGCTACTCCCATGAGAAACTCAACGCCCCCAAGGGCTTCTTTGCTACTCTGGTTGACGTTGTGGTGCAGTCACTGGTGagttcttccccttctccagtGTATCTGCTGAAGACTTCGTCTGCAGAGGTGTGCAGACCTCCATGCTGAATCCTTTTGGGTCTGCAGGGAGATGCCTTTCCTGAGCTGAAGAAGGACCCGGATATGGTGAAGGACATTATCAATGAAGAAGAGGATCAGTTCCTGAAAACACTGAGCAGAGGACGTCGTATCCTGGACAGGAAGATCCAGAGCCTGGGCGACAGTAAAACCATTCCTGGTGAGGCTGTGACTCCCGCCTGTGTGCACCAAAAGGCATTTATCACCTGGGACCAAGGGCTGAGTTGGGCTGGGAACTGAGAAATGATGGAAGGTGGGATGGGCACAGAGCTGGAAACTCAGAGCTGGGCCACCCCTCTCTTCTCTGGCCTGTGTAGAATGATCTCTGTGCCCTGGAGGCTGTCAGCGAGGAGCTGTGTAGCTGTTCGTGTTCACCAGCCCCATTTGCTGTCCTGCAGTAGCACAAAGCCAAGGGGAGAGCACTGTCACGGAACAGGCATGATGactctctgctttttctctggaGGTGATACTGCCTGGCTGCTCTACGACACCTACGGTTTTCCTGTGGATCTGACTGGGCTGATTGCAGAGGAGAAAGGCCTTGTGGTGGACATGGAGGGCTTTGAAGAAGAGCGGAAAAATGCGCAGGTAGGTAACAGCTGTGGGGGTCTGAGAGTGGGCAGGGAGGAGTCcctgcatttattttgtgctcACGAGTCTCTGCTCCTTTCTTACGGGGCACGCTCTCCCCTCAAGCTCCCAGTGCCCTGTGGGAAACACCAGCACTGTCGTCCACCACTGCTGGGGTAGGTTTTCTTAACCTTTGGTGCTTGTCATTGGCAGCTCAAATCCCAGGGCAAAGGTGCTGGAGGGGAGGATCTCCTCATGCTGGACATCTATGCCATCGAAGAGCTAAGGGCCCAAGGGCTGGAGGTGACTGACGACTCACCAAAATATGGTTATACGTCAGATCCCAGCGGGACCTATGGTATGAAAAAGCCCTCTCAGGAGCAACCTCTGCTGCCAAACCCTTTCCTGCTGCATGTCTTTGTGAGGAACTGATTTGTCTTCCTAGCACGCATCTCAGCAAGGTCCCCTCTGGGCTCGTCTTTCCTGGGACATGGAGGTGGGAGTGGAAATGGGTGCAGGTGAATAGTCTGCTTGTGACAAGTGgggcagagaaagagaagggcaAGACTGTTCAAACTCTGCCCTGCTATTCAGATCTGTTGCTGATCAGAGAGACTTAGGGGATTCCAGGTCCTGCAGCTTTGCCTCTCCACACTGCCATGTTTGTGTTTCCCAGCTGTTCCTTTGCCAGTGTCACAGGGGATGCAGGTTCTGCTTGGTCCTTAAAGGCTCCTCAGCCCACTTGTTTGCTCTGGCTCTTTCTGCTCATTCTTTTATTTGGTGGAGATGCAGGAACCACCAGGCTCAAAGCCACGTGTGCTGTTGACTTCTACCACGTAGATGTGGAAGGAAGTGACAGTCCCCGCCACAGAGAGCACTGAATGAAATTCCCTGTTATCCAGCTGTTGCCCTAATTCTTCCTCTTTACCCC is drawn from Oxyura jamaicensis isolate SHBP4307 breed ruddy duck chromosome 11, BPBGC_Ojam_1.0, whole genome shotgun sequence and contains these coding sequences:
- the AARS1 gene encoding alanine--tRNA ligase, cytoplasmic, yielding MESTLTASQIRQRFIDFFKENQHTYVHSSSTIPLDDPTLLFANAGMNQFKPIFLNTIDPSHPLAKLSRATNTQKCIRAGGKHNDLDDVGKDVYHHTFFEMLGSWSFGDYFKELACKLALDLLTKEFGIPAERLYVTYFGGNEAAGLQPDLECKQIWLNLGLPEGRILPGNMKDNFWEMGDTGPCGPCSEIHYDRIGDRDASHLVNQDDPNVLEIWNLVFIQFNREADGTLKPLPKKSIDTGMGLERLVSVLQNKMSNYDTDLFLPYFEAIQKGTGARPYTGQVGAEDADGIDMAYRVLADHARTITLALSDGGRPDNTGRGYVLRRILRRAVRYSHEKLNAPKGFFATLVDVVVQSLGDAFPELKKDPDMVKDIINEEEDQFLKTLSRGRRILDRKIQSLGDSKTIPGDTAWLLYDTYGFPVDLTGLIAEEKGLVVDMEGFEEERKNAQLKSQGKGAGGEDLLMLDIYAIEELRAQGLEVTDDSPKYGYTSDPSGTYDFGSLVATVKAIRREKKFVEEVSTGQECGIVLDRTCFYAEQGGQIYDQGYMVKDDDSREDKTEFTVKNVQVRGGYVLHIGTLYGSLKVGDQVLLSIDETRRRPVMSNHTATHILNFALRSVLGEADQRGSLVAPDRLRFDFTAKGALSTQEIKKVEGIANQMIEEAKTVYAKDCPLAAAKAIQGLRAVFDETYPDPVRVVSIGIPVEELLADPSGPAGSITSIEFCGGTHLQNSGHAGHFVIVSEEAIAKGIRRIVAVTGAEARKALRKVDSLKKLLSDLDAKVKVQTAPNKDVQKEITDLSETLATAVIPQWQKDELREAVKALKKVMDDLDRASKADIQKRVLEKTKQVIESHPNQPLVIMEMENGASAKALNESLKLFKTHSPQTATMLFAVDNEAGRITCLCQVPQESVKRGLKASQWVQEVSGLMDGKGGGKDVSAQATGKNVGCLPEALRLATDFARLHLGELKN